A genomic window from Oryctolagus cuniculus chromosome 12, mOryCun1.1, whole genome shotgun sequence includes:
- the ONECUT1 gene encoding hepatocyte nuclear factor 6 isoform X2, which translates to MNAQLTMEAIGELHAVSHEPVPAPADLLGGSPHARSSVAHRGSHLPPAHPRSMGMASLLDGGGGGGDYHHHHRAPEHSLAGPLHPTMTMACETPPGMSMPTTYTTLTPLQPLPPISTVSDKFPHHHHHHHHHHHPHHHQRLAGNVSGSFTLMRDERGLASMNNLYTPYHKDVASMGQSLSPLSGSGLGGIHNSQQGLPHYAHPGAAMPADKMLTPNGFEAHHPAMLGRHGEQHLTPTSAGMVPINGLPPHHPHAHLNAQGHGQLLGTAREPNPSVTGAQVSNGSNSGQMEEINTKEVAQRITTELKRYSIPQAIFAQRVLCRSQGTLSDLLRNPKPWSKLKSGRETFRRMWKWLQEPEFQRMSALRLAAQRAGTSMPVSIRALCKEPGAIPQLQKPPFPSKSLINIVFKKKKVKSFF; encoded by the exons ATGAACGCGCAGCTGACCATGGAGGCGATCGGCGAGCTGCACGCGGTGAGCCATGAGCCGGTGCCCGCCCCGGCCGACCTGCTGGGCGGCAGCCCCCACGCGCGCAGCTCCGTGGCACACCGCGGCAGCCACCTGCCCCCCGCGCACCCGCGCTCCATGGGCATGGCGTCCCTGCtggacggcggcggcggcggcggcgactatcaccaccaccaccgggCCCCCGAGCACAGCCTGGCCGGCCCCCTGCACCCCACCATGACCATGGCCTGCGAGACTCCCCCAGGTATGAGCATGCCCACCACCTACACCACCTTAACCCCTCTGCAACCGCTGCCGCCCATCTCCACCGTCTCGGACAAGTtcccccaccatcaccaccaccaccaccaccaccaccacccgcaCCACCACCAGCGCCTGGCGGGCAACGTGAGCGGTAGCTTCACGCTCATGCGGGACGAGCGCGGGCTGGCCTCCATGAATAATCTCTATACCCCCTACCACAAGGACGTGGCCAGCATGGGCCAGAGCCTCTCGCCCCTCTCCGGCTCCGGTCTGGGCggcatccacaactcccagcaaGGGCTCCCCCACTACGCCCACCCTGGCGCCGCCATGCCCGCCGACAAGATGCTCACCCCCAACGGTTTTGAAGCCCACCACCCGGCCATGCTTGGCCGCCACGGGGAGCAGCACCTCACGCCCACCTCGGCCGGCATGGTGCCCATCAACGGCCTTCCTCCGCACCACCCCCACGCCCACCTGAACGCCCAGGGCCACGGACAGCTCCTGGGCACGGCCCGGGAGCCCAACCCTTCGGTGACCGGCGCGCAGGTCAGCAATGGAAGTAATTCagggcagatggaagagatcAATACCAAAGAGGTGGCGCAGCGCATCACCACCGAGCTCAAGCGCTACAGCATCCCGCAGGCCATCTTCGCGCAGAGGGTGCTCTGCCGCTCCCAGGGGACCCTCTCGGACCTGCTGCGCAACCCCAAACCCTGGAGCAAACTCAAGTCCGGCCGGGAGACCTTCCGGAGGATGTGGAAGTGGCTGCAGGAGCCGGAGTTCCAGCGCATGTCCGCGCTCCGCTTAGCAG cACAGAGGGCTGGGACGAGCATGCCTGTGTCCATCAGGGCCTTATGCAAGGAACCTGGAGCAATCCCGCAGCTACAAAAACCACCATTTCCTTCTAAGTCTCTCATTaacattgtctttaaaaaaaaaaaagtgaagtcgTTTTTCTGA